Proteins from a single region of Sneathiella aquimaris:
- the flgG gene encoding flagellar basal-body rod protein FlgG: MRALGTASTGMMAQQLNVDVISNNIANMTTTGFKRQRAEFQDLLYQDMRRAGAASSDTGTVVPSGIQIGVGVKTASVYRITDQGGLEATENTYDIAIQGEGYFRVLLPSGDEAYTRAGSFQVSPTGEIVTQDGFSVVPSITIPQDAIDVTINPSGEVLVKLDGQVNMQTVGQLDLAIFFNEAGLQPMGDNLYKESPASGTPSIGVPGSTGFGTIRQGYLETSNVNSVSEITSLISAQRAYEMNSKVITTADEMMSVTNQLR, from the coding sequence ATGCGTGCACTTGGAACAGCCTCTACAGGTATGATGGCCCAACAACTTAACGTTGACGTCATCTCCAATAACATTGCCAACATGACGACAACCGGCTTTAAACGTCAACGGGCAGAATTTCAGGATCTGTTGTATCAGGATATGCGCCGTGCAGGCGCTGCCTCTTCAGATACAGGAACCGTGGTTCCATCCGGTATTCAGATCGGTGTGGGTGTTAAAACGGCATCTGTTTACCGTATTACGGATCAGGGCGGTTTGGAAGCAACTGAAAACACCTATGATATCGCTATTCAGGGCGAAGGATATTTCCGGGTTCTGCTGCCAAGCGGTGATGAAGCCTATACCCGGGCCGGTTCTTTTCAGGTTAGCCCAACAGGTGAAATCGTAACACAGGACGGTTTTTCAGTCGTACCGAGTATCACCATACCGCAGGACGCCATCGACGTAACAATCAATCCAAGTGGTGAAGTGCTGGTGAAGCTGGATGGTCAGGTAAATATGCAAACCGTTGGTCAGCTTGATCTGGCGATCTTCTTCAATGAAGCCGGCCTGCAGCCAATGGGTGACAACCTTTATAAAGAAAGCCCTGCCTCAGGGACGCCAAGCATTGGTGTTCCCGGATCGACAGGCTTTGGCACCATTCGTCAAGGATATCTTGAAACATCAAATGTTAATTCCGTTAGTGAAATCACCTCACTTATCAGCGCACAGCGTGCTTATGAGATGAATTCCAAAGTGATCACAACAGCCGACGAAATGATGTCTGTTACAAATCAGCTCCGCTAA
- the flgF gene encoding flagellar basal-body rod protein FlgF has product MENSIYIGLSQQMALKRRMDITANNIANMSTTAFKNVHPLFEEYLVKDPKATNMSYVQDYGVYHDKTEGAIQQTGRPLDLAISGNGYFTIETDNGNRYTRNGNFKLDPDGFVVTQNGGYLLDEGADRIQVSEEQPDIEIAPDGTVNLGIEETKKIDLVFFQNEQLLTQVGNGYYDAGNIRPRPSEDAKVLQGSLEQSNVQPILEMTAMVDILRTYQAAQKLLDAEHDMQMKSIEELPSIQ; this is encoded by the coding sequence ATGGAAAATTCAATCTACATCGGATTGTCCCAGCAGATGGCGCTAAAACGGCGCATGGATATCACTGCAAATAACATTGCTAATATGAGCACAACAGCGTTTAAAAACGTCCATCCATTGTTTGAAGAATATCTGGTAAAAGATCCTAAAGCGACCAACATGTCCTATGTACAGGATTACGGCGTTTATCATGATAAAACCGAAGGCGCGATCCAGCAAACCGGGCGCCCACTCGATCTGGCGATTTCCGGTAACGGCTATTTCACGATCGAAACGGACAACGGCAATCGGTACACACGAAACGGTAACTTCAAGTTGGATCCCGATGGTTTTGTCGTCACCCAAAATGGCGGTTATCTTCTGGATGAGGGCGCTGATCGCATTCAGGTTAGTGAAGAGCAGCCTGATATTGAAATCGCTCCTGACGGCACTGTTAATCTGGGAATTGAAGAGACCAAGAAAATTGATCTTGTCTTTTTCCAGAACGAACAGCTGCTGACCCAGGTTGGTAATGGTTATTATGATGCAGGCAATATTCGGCCTCGTCCATCAGAAGATGCCAAGGTTCTGCAAGGCAGCCTAGAGCAATCAAACGTCCAGCCCATTCTCGAAATGACAGCCATGGTGGATATCCTTCGCACGTATCAAGCGGCCCAGAAATTGCTGGATGCCGAACATGATATGCAGATGAAATCCATCGAAGAACTTCCATCGATCCAGTAA
- a CDS encoding flagellar basal body-associated FliL family protein, protein MSDEAETPGGVEDGTEAVKKKGMSGKALILFIVLPILLIVGGAAGAYFAGVFGGEEPAEEEVVEEEPEKEKVVVFYDMPDLLVNLSSTGTDTSFLKLGVSLELDDETVLPELEKLLPRVMDNFQVYLRELRKEDLRGSAGIYRLKEELLYRINSSVKPIVVKDVLFKEMLVQ, encoded by the coding sequence ATGTCAGACGAAGCAGAAACACCTGGCGGTGTTGAGGACGGAACAGAAGCGGTAAAAAAGAAGGGTATGAGCGGTAAGGCGCTTATTCTCTTTATCGTTCTGCCAATCCTACTGATTGTTGGCGGAGCAGCTGGCGCGTATTTTGCGGGAGTTTTCGGCGGTGAAGAACCAGCCGAAGAAGAGGTCGTAGAAGAAGAGCCGGAAAAAGAAAAGGTCGTGGTCTTTTATGATATGCCGGATCTATTGGTCAATTTAAGCTCTACCGGAACCGATACAAGCTTCCTGAAATTAGGGGTTTCGCTTGAGCTTGATGATGAAACAGTTTTACCGGAACTGGAAAAATTACTGCCGCGTGTCATGGATAATTTCCAAGTCTATCTGCGCGAACTTCGTAAAGAAGACTTGCGGGGGTCCGCCGGTATTTATCGGCTGAAAGAAGAACTTCTCTATCGCATAAACAGTTCTGTCAAACCCATTGTGGTGAAAGACGTTTTGTTTAAAGAAATGCTGGTTCAGTAA
- the fliM gene encoding flagellar motor switch protein FliM — MADEEEMDMAAAMAAEDGEEEMDMAAAMGMDGGDDEMDMAAAMGGDDDMAAAMGGGDDDMAAAMGGGDDDGDGGPSINEAASGQSTRVLNQDEIDSLLGFDMDGDGSGEKSGIRAIINSALVNYERLPMLEVVFDRLVRMMTVSLRNFTSDNVEVSLDNITSIRFGDYLNSIPLPAILSVFRAEEWDNYGLIMVDSSLIYSIVDVLLGGRRGTAAMRIEGRPYTTIERNLVERMVSVILADMSAAFEPLSPVNFNQERVETNPRFATIARPANAAILIKLRIDMEDRGGRLEMLLPYATLEPVRELLLQMFMGEKFGRDSIWENHLATELWATDVDISAVLDEQQLSLNEVLAMEVGDTIMLNASPNSPVVLRCGGISMVSGKMGRSGQNIAVKVDKTLRYLG, encoded by the coding sequence ATGGCTGACGAAGAAGAAATGGATATGGCCGCCGCGATGGCCGCTGAAGATGGTGAAGAAGAAATGGACATGGCCGCCGCCATGGGAATGGATGGCGGCGATGATGAAATGGATATGGCCGCAGCAATGGGCGGTGACGATGACATGGCCGCCGCGATGGGCGGTGGTGACGACGATATGGCAGCAGCCATGGGCGGCGGAGATGACGACGGGGACGGGGGTCCCAGCATTAATGAAGCCGCCAGTGGACAATCTACCCGTGTTCTAAACCAGGACGAAATCGATAGTCTTTTAGGCTTTGATATGGATGGCGACGGATCCGGCGAGAAGTCTGGTATTCGGGCAATTATCAATTCAGCTCTGGTGAATTACGAACGACTTCCCATGTTGGAGGTTGTTTTTGACAGACTGGTCCGGATGATGACGGTTTCGTTGAGAAATTTCACGTCTGATAATGTTGAGGTCAGCCTTGATAATATTACCTCAATCCGGTTCGGTGATTATCTGAACTCCATTCCATTGCCAGCAATCCTGAGTGTTTTTCGCGCCGAGGAGTGGGATAACTATGGCCTGATCATGGTCGATAGTTCCCTGATTTACTCGATTGTTGATGTTCTTTTGGGGGGACGCCGGGGAACAGCTGCGATGCGGATTGAAGGGCGGCCTTATACAACAATTGAACGCAATCTTGTTGAAAGAATGGTAAGTGTCATTCTGGCGGATATGTCCGCCGCGTTTGAACCCTTGAGCCCTGTGAATTTCAATCAGGAACGGGTTGAGACAAATCCACGCTTTGCAACAATTGCAAGACCGGCAAACGCGGCCATTCTGATCAAGCTGCGGATTGATATGGAAGACCGTGGCGGACGGTTAGAGATGTTGTTACCCTATGCGACGCTGGAACCTGTGCGAGAGTTGCTTTTGCAAATGTTCATGGGTGAAAAATTTGGTCGGGACAGTATCTGGGAAAATCACTTGGCAACCGAACTTTGGGCGACAGATGTTGATATTTCTGCCGTTCTGGATGAGCAGCAACTGTCTCTGAACGAAGTTCTGGCTATGGAGGTCGGCGACACAATTATGCTGAACGCTTCGCCAAACAGCCCTGTGGTTCTCAGGTGCGGGGGGATCAGCATGGTGTCCGGTAAAATGGGACGATCGGGTCAGAATATAGCGGTAAAAGTTGATAAAACTCTCCGGTATCTGGGGTAA
- a CDS encoding DUF6468 domain-containing protein gives MADIFTIPLFLDLLLVGLLVATIAFCVRLNKKLSVMRDAQSELHKVAMEFDQAIVRSRLGIEELKKASKEAQTELDQELAKAKPLIEELKLINASSSRIADRLQEKVGKVGLASEETKMTSAAVDGIDNSDDPINLEPRTEAERELLQMLTKSR, from the coding sequence ATGGCTGATATTTTTACAATTCCCTTATTTTTGGATCTGTTGCTGGTTGGCCTTCTCGTGGCGACAATAGCCTTTTGTGTGCGGCTGAATAAAAAGCTGTCAGTGATGCGGGATGCACAGTCAGAATTGCATAAGGTAGCGATGGAATTTGATCAAGCGATCGTCCGGTCCCGGCTTGGTATTGAAGAATTGAAAAAAGCGAGCAAGGAAGCCCAAACTGAGCTGGATCAGGAACTAGCAAAAGCCAAGCCATTGATTGAAGAACTAAAGTTAATCAACGCGTCGAGTTCGCGTATTGCGGATCGCCTTCAGGAAAAAGTCGGTAAAGTGGGCTTGGCATCTGAAGAAACCAAAATGACCTCAGCTGCTGTGGACGGGATCGATAATTCCGATGATCCGATTAATCTGGAGCCGCGCACTGAAGCAGAGCGCGAATTACTCCAGATGCTAACAAAATCACGATAA
- a CDS encoding MotE family protein codes for MKSLRILPVTVIAMLLVFGLKLGSVWTDAQNVIFNLSISEVQAKDEKKDEPDAKTEAAGTDTAAKADDQATEEDRPASVNVTDLSESEIEVLQRLVERRDALDQRDKELDLRDNLLRATETRIDEKISKLKEIESTIQDLLKTYDDQQLKKLKSLVSIYEKMKPKDAARIFNSLDMDVLLDVTGLMKESKLAAILGNMNGERAKKLTVELATQKQLPVDAKNKS; via the coding sequence ATGAAAAGTCTGCGTATTCTTCCCGTTACTGTGATTGCGATGCTCCTGGTTTTTGGATTGAAATTGGGGTCTGTCTGGACAGATGCCCAGAATGTTATTTTCAATCTTTCAATTTCTGAAGTGCAGGCAAAGGATGAGAAGAAGGACGAGCCGGACGCAAAAACAGAAGCGGCGGGTACAGACACCGCAGCAAAAGCGGATGATCAGGCAACGGAAGAAGACCGGCCTGCCAGTGTGAATGTCACCGATTTAAGTGAGAGTGAGATCGAAGTCCTCCAGCGGCTTGTAGAGCGTCGTGATGCATTGGATCAACGGGACAAAGAACTGGATCTACGGGATAATCTGCTACGTGCAACAGAAACCCGTATCGATGAAAAAATTAGCAAACTCAAGGAGATAGAGAGCACTATTCAGGATTTGCTGAAAACATATGATGATCAGCAATTGAAGAAACTGAAGAGTTTGGTTTCCATTTACGAAAAAATGAAACCAAAAGACGCGGCCCGAATTTTCAACAGTTTGGATATGGATGTTCTTCTGGATGTCACAGGCTTGATGAAAGAATCCAAGCTTGCCGCAATTCTTGGAAACATGAACGGAGAGCGAGCCAAAAAACTGACAGTTGAATTGGCAACACAGAAACAATTACCTGTGGATGCTAAGAATAAAAGCTGA
- a CDS encoding protein phosphatase CheZ, with translation MDQAAFSAHLSERVKTIREAQGDTVQVAEVGNLLEHLMSSIEGDISAPEIQIHTQIIELVDYIKKAREEISDLQPHEINEQHIPAATDELTAIVEATEEATNTFLDAAEKIGNISMELGGEHEEKLNDIVTQIFEASNFQDITGQRINKVVSTLQYIESSVTRMAESLGMPVREGQPRIDVYAESKSADERPDADLLNGPQLDGDGNSQDDIDALLASFD, from the coding sequence ATGGATCAAGCAGCGTTTTCAGCGCATCTTTCTGAGCGGGTAAAGACCATCCGTGAAGCACAGGGTGATACTGTGCAAGTAGCGGAAGTGGGTAATTTACTTGAGCATTTGATGAGCAGCATCGAGGGTGACATTTCAGCGCCCGAAATTCAAATTCACACACAAATTATTGAACTTGTTGATTACATTAAAAAGGCCCGCGAAGAGATCTCTGATTTGCAGCCGCATGAAATTAATGAGCAGCATATTCCTGCCGCGACAGATGAATTGACCGCCATTGTTGAAGCGACGGAAGAAGCGACAAACACCTTTCTGGACGCTGCAGAGAAAATTGGCAATATCAGCATGGAACTGGGCGGAGAGCATGAAGAAAAGCTCAATGATATTGTGACCCAGATTTTTGAAGCTTCTAATTTTCAGGACATTACCGGCCAACGTATTAACAAAGTGGTTTCCACCCTCCAATATATCGAAAGCTCAGTGACCCGAATGGCGGAATCTCTTGGGATGCCGGTCCGGGAAGGGCAACCTAGAATTGACGTTTACGCAGAGTCGAAATCCGCAGACGAACGGCCGGATGCAGACTTGCTAAACGGTCCGCAACTTGATGGTGACGGGAATTCTCAAGACGATATTGATGCATTGCTGGCAAGCTTTGATTAG
- a CDS encoding OmpA/MotB family protein, with translation MSMPFQESIEKKQVRKNTMWLTSLADLLALLLAFFVLLFSMNEVKSDSWQDILNTLGYRLNTQTEATDDGLTAEKNVEIFTEQKAFDLDYLENIISEKIRSSTELNNVEVFKSEDRLVLSFIGNTYFPSGVNEVSPKLEDGVRILGESFRYVKNRVEVYGHTDPTQALNPQTLLDNNWGLSLARALAVADNLTKAGYSFPVRAYGMADSKYHELSDIQDKETRLSYARRVDIVIREAQGRRGGKK, from the coding sequence ATGAGTATGCCGTTTCAGGAAAGCATCGAAAAAAAGCAGGTGCGTAAAAATACGATGTGGCTTACCTCGCTGGCAGACCTGCTGGCGCTTTTGCTTGCGTTTTTTGTTCTGTTATTTTCGATGAATGAAGTGAAATCTGACAGCTGGCAGGATATTCTGAACACCTTGGGATATCGTCTGAATACACAAACAGAAGCCACGGATGACGGTCTTACAGCGGAAAAAAATGTAGAAATATTCACCGAGCAAAAAGCCTTTGATCTGGATTATCTGGAAAATATCATTTCTGAAAAGATCAGAAGCAGTACAGAGCTGAACAATGTCGAAGTGTTCAAAAGTGAAGACCGGTTGGTCCTGTCCTTTATCGGAAATACCTATTTTCCCTCTGGTGTGAACGAGGTTTCCCCAAAACTTGAAGATGGGGTTCGGATTCTTGGTGAAAGTTTTCGATATGTAAAAAACCGGGTTGAAGTATACGGGCATACCGACCCAACGCAGGCCCTTAATCCGCAAACATTGCTGGACAATAACTGGGGCCTTTCACTGGCACGGGCGCTTGCCGTTGCAGATAATCTGACGAAAGCGGGATATAGCTTTCCAGTGCGGGCCTATGGAATGGCTGACTCAAAATATCATGAGCTTTCAGACATTCAGGATAAAGAGACGCGGTTGTCCTATGCGCGGCGGGTTGATATCGTGATCCGAGAAGCTCAGGGTCGCAGGGGTGGCAAAAAGTAA
- a CDS encoding tetratricopeptide repeat protein has translation MSRIIPKFMIYVTVGLWFATGAGVAYSADKVDIRAGEHPTYGRLVLDWKKPQKFTAEIQDGFLVIRFPEEFDADLSIAPRVLDDYLGAGSFLSDKKGIRFPLKGDFSLKTAQYGTAIAFDLTKKNNAAAGASALAPKIRVRSGDHATFSRLVVDWPGRTDFSLAQKGAEVVIKFDSAGALQLTSVKRNLPKFLTSVETQTVDGGTEFRVVAKPGVKAKAFRSGNSIAIDFKDNGTTELASDEPPANSATAQVALAASPQQDPKTPAATPTVEPTPVPVEPVTRTSSQPAASTDAIAANDQPEAPSTNGTVSANAAPASPKPRSLIPTEVPRSVEVKQIDEAPAEKLIVKIGKLKDGIRLIFPWKQSTAMALFERSGKYWLAFDKKAQLDFRNIKGPVKFLIVKKNQIAHDTATVASLSLREGYAPSVMRVENEWRVDFRLGEAPVIENTIDIQPQPAAQDGARVFIPAVNNGRRVAFIDPNAGDELYAVPLYSPSWGLGATRTFAQFTILPSVQGIGMVARDSAVKVAVERNGVSVTAEGGLQLTRTISKDDLFASGDQTDRFSGKRDKALLVKLDEWAQVPPKDFWERKQLLQRRVAKLPPSRRNAARLELAKFFVAHEYFADAFGVLERIRNDDPRADDDGIYRLIRGLSYLGMNHLEEAEKDLFHPVFSGVAEVAPWRAMVAAGNEDWKTASREIKAGRDAFGVYSNDLQNQFRLLDAEAALEDFDIEVANKALEGIRTSVSEGADPYVASKREFLEGVVALRSGDMNRAIDKFDQAIALDKRPIVARAKFAKINAQLAQKDITPEEAIDEYRKMEFAWRGDDLEIDVKRRIGDLQIATGQMSEGLKTYRELVKVFPKNPKSRDIAREMSDIFNQLFLEGGAEKLPPVTALALYYEYRELTPLGKKGDQMIRNLADRLIRVDLLDQASQLLDHQVVFRLKGELKSYTGTKLAVVHLWNDKPQESLNTLQKTRWRALPESVKQERLHIRARAHSDLGNYEEALELLTDDKSEKADLLRADIYWKSKNWGKVTQSLQKLLIANGAPKARKLEPIDRQRLMQLAVAMSLDNNDAGIRSLRRVYRKKMVDTPDLDAFDLITEDPDGSETEFRKKATAIAKITQLESFMAGYREQLKKGEFWATN, from the coding sequence ATGTCCAGGATAATTCCGAAATTTATGATTTATGTGACGGTGGGTCTCTGGTTTGCCACAGGCGCGGGCGTTGCGTATTCTGCTGACAAAGTCGACATCCGGGCGGGTGAACATCCGACTTATGGACGCCTGGTTCTGGACTGGAAGAAGCCACAGAAGTTTACAGCAGAAATTCAGGACGGATTTCTCGTGATCCGCTTCCCCGAAGAGTTTGACGCTGATTTATCAATCGCACCGAGGGTCTTGGATGACTATCTAGGCGCCGGCTCCTTTTTGTCTGATAAAAAAGGTATCCGGTTTCCACTGAAAGGCGATTTCTCTTTAAAAACAGCACAATATGGGACGGCCATCGCCTTTGATCTGACGAAGAAAAACAATGCTGCAGCGGGTGCGTCTGCCTTAGCGCCCAAAATTCGGGTTAGAAGTGGGGACCATGCAACCTTTAGTCGGTTAGTCGTTGACTGGCCGGGCCGTACGGATTTTTCACTGGCGCAAAAGGGCGCAGAAGTGGTTATCAAATTTGATAGCGCGGGCGCGTTGCAATTGACATCTGTTAAAAGGAACCTTCCTAAATTTCTGACTAGCGTTGAAACGCAAACCGTCGATGGTGGTACAGAATTCAGGGTGGTTGCCAAACCGGGCGTAAAAGCCAAGGCTTTTAGAAGCGGTAATAGTATTGCAATCGATTTCAAGGATAATGGAACAACAGAATTGGCGTCTGATGAGCCGCCTGCGAATAGCGCGACAGCCCAAGTAGCACTGGCAGCATCGCCCCAGCAAGATCCGAAAACGCCTGCCGCTACGCCAACGGTAGAACCGACGCCTGTGCCAGTAGAGCCCGTTACGCGGACATCTTCCCAACCGGCCGCATCAACTGACGCAATTGCTGCCAACGACCAACCTGAGGCGCCTTCTACGAATGGCACGGTTTCAGCGAATGCGGCACCGGCGTCGCCAAAACCACGATCTCTTATTCCGACGGAGGTTCCAAGGTCTGTTGAAGTCAAACAGATCGATGAAGCGCCGGCTGAAAAACTGATTGTTAAAATTGGTAAATTAAAAGACGGTATTCGCCTTATTTTCCCGTGGAAACAGAGCACGGCAATGGCCTTGTTCGAACGGTCCGGTAAATACTGGTTGGCGTTCGACAAAAAAGCCCAGCTTGATTTCAGAAACATCAAGGGGCCTGTTAAGTTCCTGATCGTCAAGAAAAATCAAATAGCGCATGACACAGCGACCGTCGCCAGCCTTTCCTTGCGTGAGGGGTATGCACCGTCTGTTATGCGGGTTGAAAATGAATGGCGTGTGGATTTTCGTCTGGGAGAAGCGCCGGTTATTGAAAATACGATCGATATTCAGCCTCAGCCTGCCGCACAGGACGGCGCACGGGTCTTTATTCCCGCAGTTAATAACGGTCGGCGGGTTGCTTTCATTGACCCAAATGCCGGCGACGAACTCTATGCGGTTCCATTATATTCACCCAGCTGGGGGTTAGGCGCTACCCGGACCTTTGCCCAGTTTACCATCTTACCATCAGTGCAAGGTATTGGAATGGTGGCACGGGATAGTGCCGTAAAGGTTGCGGTTGAACGCAATGGGGTGTCAGTAACGGCGGAAGGGGGGCTGCAATTAACGCGGACTATCTCTAAAGATGATCTGTTTGCAAGCGGTGATCAGACTGACCGTTTCTCGGGAAAACGGGATAAAGCGCTGCTGGTCAAACTGGATGAATGGGCTCAGGTTCCGCCAAAAGATTTCTGGGAACGCAAACAGCTCTTGCAGCGCCGGGTTGCCAAATTGCCGCCTTCCCGGCGAAATGCTGCCAGATTGGAACTGGCGAAGTTCTTTGTGGCTCATGAATATTTCGCGGATGCCTTCGGCGTTCTGGAGCGGATCCGCAATGATGATCCGCGGGCCGATGATGATGGTATTTACCGGCTGATCCGCGGCTTGTCTTATCTTGGTATGAACCACTTGGAAGAAGCGGAAAAAGACCTGTTTCATCCTGTTTTCTCAGGTGTGGCGGAAGTTGCGCCGTGGCGGGCCATGGTTGCTGCCGGCAATGAAGACTGGAAAACGGCATCTCGCGAAATTAAAGCGGGTCGTGACGCGTTTGGGGTTTACTCAAACGATCTTCAAAACCAATTCCGTTTGCTGGATGCCGAAGCGGCGCTCGAAGATTTTGATATTGAAGTTGCCAATAAAGCGCTTGAAGGAATTAGAACGTCTGTGAGCGAAGGGGCCGATCCTTATGTGGCATCCAAACGCGAGTTTCTCGAGGGGGTTGTCGCTCTTAGATCCGGTGATATGAACCGGGCTATCGATAAGTTCGATCAGGCAATTGCATTGGACAAACGCCCCATTGTCGCCCGTGCAAAATTCGCGAAAATCAATGCTCAGCTTGCGCAAAAAGATATTACGCCGGAAGAAGCCATTGATGAATACCGGAAAATGGAGTTTGCCTGGCGCGGTGATGATCTGGAAATTGATGTTAAGCGTCGGATCGGTGATTTGCAGATCGCAACCGGTCAGATGAGCGAAGGGCTTAAAACTTATCGGGAATTGGTGAAAGTCTTCCCCAAGAATCCAAAATCCCGGGATATTGCGCGGGAGATGTCAGATATTTTCAATCAGCTGTTTTTAGAAGGCGGTGCAGAAAAACTGCCTCCTGTCACAGCTCTGGCTTTATATTACGAATATCGGGAACTTACGCCTCTTGGTAAAAAGGGTGACCAGATGATCCGTAATCTTGCGGACCGCCTTATTCGGGTGGATCTGTTGGATCAGGCGTCCCAGCTGCTGGACCATCAGGTGGTTTTCCGTCTGAAGGGGGAGCTGAAATCCTATACCGGGACAAAACTGGCGGTGGTTCACCTTTGGAACGACAAGCCACAGGAAAGTCTGAATACTCTTCAAAAGACCCGTTGGAGAGCGCTGCCTGAAAGCGTTAAGCAGGAACGTCTTCATATTCGTGCAAGAGCCCATTCTGACCTTGGTAACTATGAAGAAGCGCTTGAGCTACTAACAGATGATAAAAGTGAGAAGGCGGATCTGTTGCGGGCTGATATTTACTGGAAATCCAAGAACTGGGGAAAAGTGACGCAGTCTTTGCAAAAATTGCTGATTGCAAATGGTGCTCCGAAAGCCAGGAAACTTGAACCTATTGACCGTCAACGCTTGATGCAGCTCGCTGTTGCCATGAGCCTTGATAATAATGATGCAGGCATTCGATCCCTTCGTCGGGTCTATCGGAAGAAAATGGTGGATACGCCTGATTTGGATGCCTTTGATCTGATCACGGAAGATCCTGATGGATCTGAAACCGAATTTAGGAAAAAGGCTACGGCGATTGCCAAGATCACCCAACTGGAATCTTTTATGGCGGGGTATCGGGAGCAACTTAAAAAAGGCGAATTCTGGGCGACCAATTAA
- a CDS encoding helix-turn-helix domain-containing protein, which yields MDKRQTAILFRKRLGEAILQSGLSKSALADKAGLDRSAISQMLKEDSTTLPNGHSLALLCQALNISSDWLLGLADDPRPSSQVLEQAVELTPSQRWHPLDKNIIRWHMEALGHKIRYIPSSLPTPMKTSAVINYEFDIHPSKTADQAQIITDEQLSFFRRPESELEVALSQQTLQDFAEGNGVWRGLDIKDRLEQIEKLSDYCRELYPGVRLHLYDGRSFYSSPILVFGHMRAALYLGQRYFVFPKGERVFALIRHFDELVRGACVTSDNTARWLENLAIETKKNSA from the coding sequence ATGGATAAACGGCAGACAGCAATTCTCTTTCGAAAACGACTTGGGGAAGCAATCCTACAATCCGGCCTGTCAAAATCCGCCCTTGCCGACAAGGCAGGTCTGGACAGATCTGCGATCTCTCAAATGCTGAAAGAAGACAGTACAACCCTCCCTAACGGCCATTCACTCGCCCTGTTATGTCAGGCACTGAACATAAGCAGTGATTGGCTTTTGGGCCTGGCTGATGACCCCCGGCCTTCGTCTCAGGTTTTGGAACAGGCGGTTGAACTGACGCCGTCTCAACGATGGCACCCACTTGATAAGAATATCATCCGCTGGCATATGGAAGCATTGGGTCATAAAATCCGCTATATCCCCTCTTCCCTGCCGACCCCCATGAAAACATCGGCGGTCATCAATTATGAGTTCGACATTCACCCGTCAAAAACCGCGGATCAGGCGCAAATCATCACCGATGAACAATTGTCGTTTTTTCGCAGACCAGAAAGTGAACTGGAAGTTGCTCTGTCACAACAAACGCTGCAAGACTTTGCGGAAGGAAACGGGGTTTGGCGCGGGCTGGATATAAAAGACCGCTTGGAACAGATCGAAAAACTTTCCGATTATTGTAGAGAATTATATCCCGGCGTTCGATTGCACCTCTATGACGGGCGCTCCTTCTATTCGTCACCCATTCTGGTTTTCGGGCATATGAGGGCCGCCCTTTACCTTGGACAACGCTATTTTGTCTTCCCAAAAGGAGAGCGGGTTTTCGCCTTGATCCGCCATTTTGACGAACTGGTTCGCGGTGCCTGTGTAACCAGTGACAACACCGCCCGGTGGCTTGAAAATCTGGCGATCGAAACCAAGAAAAACAGTGCGTGA